The Prochlorococcus marinus str. MIT 1214 sequence GTCCCTTCCCCAAGAGTAGCGACATATGATCTAAAGCCTGAGATGTCTGCCGACGATCTAACTGAAAGTTGTATTAAAGCAATTGAAACTGGGATTTACTCCTTAGTGGTAATTAACTTTGCGAATCCAGATATGGTTGGACATTCTGGAATCATGTCAGCGGCAATAAAAGCTAATGAAAAAGTTGATAGTTGCGTTGGCAAGTTATTAAATTCCATAGGAAAGTTAGGTGGATCTCTTCTAATAACTGCTGATCATGGTAATTCCGAAATGATGATAGGTCCCGATGGGCAACCATGGACCGCGCATACAACAAATCCTGTTCCAGTTATACTTATTGAAGGAGAAAAGCGTAAATTGAGCGGATATGGTAATGACATTAAACTAAGAGAGTGCGGTGGTGGATTATCTGATTTAGCTCCTACTCTTTTACACTTATTGAATTTGCCAAAACCAAAAGCAATGACAGGATCAACTCTTATTGAGCCAATTAACTTACCAAAGAAACCAGATCTTATTCCTCAACCCGCATACTAAAAAATGATCATTCCTCTTTTATCTTGGGCATGGGTAATTTCAGGGGTTTTTCTAATTTTGCTAGTTCTTCTTCACAGTCCAAAAGGAGATGGTATGGGAGGGCTAGCCTCAAGTGGAAGCTCTATGTTCACAAGTGCCAGTAGTGCTGAATCATCTTTAAACAGAGCTACTTGGGCATGTCTTATTTTATTTTTAACCCTTGCTATTATACTTAGTGCAGGGTGGTTAAAATAGATT is a genomic window containing:
- the secG gene encoding preprotein translocase subunit SecG, producing the protein MIIPLLSWAWVISGVFLILLVLLHSPKGDGMGGLASSGSSMFTSASSAESSLNRATWACLILFLTLAIILSAGWLK